TGAGAAAGCCTTACCCGGACTTATTCTTATCTAACTACCTGTTGTATTCCTTTTTTAATTTAATAAGTTTTATTAAATAAGCTTGACATCTTTTGAATTTTTCTAACTTTTGACTTTAGATTTTTGACTTTTGACTTGTTTATGTTGCATCTTGTAACAACCTATTCCCCAATCTTCGCAAAACAGTGAAAAGTAGTAAACGAACTGTTCAAAATCGTTGAGATTGTGAGGTTTAAACCATGTCGATCCCAAATCTTCTCTATCTCGCCCAAGTAACTAGTATCTCAGATACTCAAGTGTACATCGCACTTGTTGTCGCGCTTATCCCAGGCGTTCTGGCTTGGCGTTTAGCAGCATCACTTTACGATTCATAACCCTCTTGTAGAAGGTTATTAACCTGGCTTTACGAGTACGGTTTTTAGGCACTTGCGGCTTGGTGTCATCACAACTGAAAACTGTATCCGTAAAGCCAGGATTTTTTTACCAAAATCTCAGTGTACCAAGTTGAAAAAATGAAGTAATATGACAGCAAATAAAACTGCAATAAGTGCAGATGCGCTTTTTGTGGTGTAGAGTTACGATTATTTTTTTACTACCATGAATGCTTTTCAACCGTCTAGACCACCGCTGCAACCAATAGAAAAGCGTCGAGTCACTCCTCGCCCAAAGCGGCGTCTTCGTCAACGCTCTTACCAAGTGATGGCACTGGAAACCACAGCAAAGATTGGGGTTAATATTGTCATATCAGCAGCTGCTATTTCCGCCCTAATTCAGCTTTTGCCTTATCACTGGTCGCAGCAAGAAAAGCTAAGAGCTATCCGCGTTGATGTGCAGCAGGTGGAAGGACGGGTTTATGATTTGCAGGCTGAATTTAGTCGGAACTTTGACCCACGCCAAACTCAAAGAATTATGCAAGAAGAGGGCTACCGATTTGACCCTTCTCAGCGTCAGGTCGTGTTCCCCAAAAATAGGACAGAAGTGGAACAATCAGAATCAGATTAATTTCTGTCCGATTACGTATTACTCAACAACTTTATGGCAGACAACATACCTCAACCTGGAGAAAAAGCGCCTGATTTTTCCGCACCAGACCAAGATAGTCATCAAGTGAGTTTGGGTGATTTTTCCAATCAGTGGATTGTTCTTTACTTCTACCCAAAAGATGACACTCCTGGTTGTACGACAGAAGCTAAGGACTTCACTGAATTAAGTCAAGACTTTAGCAAATTGAATGCAAAAGTCTTAGGTGTCAGTGTAGACACAGAAAAAAATCATTGTAAATTTATCAACAAGCATAACTTATCAATTACATTATTAAGCGATCCAGAGCATCAAGTCGCTGACGCTTACGGTGCATGGCGATTGAAAAAATTTATGGGTAAAGAGTACATGGGTGTGGAACGTTCAACCTTTCTGATTGCGCCCGACCAAACCATAGCATATACCTGGGCAAAAGTCAAAGCCAAGGGTCATGCTGCGGCTGTACTCGCTCAATTACAAAA
This genomic interval from Scytonema hofmannii PCC 7110 contains the following:
- the psaM gene encoding photosystem I reaction center subunit XII, which encodes MSIPNLLYLAQVTSISDTQVYIALVVALIPGVLAWRLAASLYDS
- the bcp gene encoding thioredoxin-dependent thiol peroxidase, translating into MADNIPQPGEKAPDFSAPDQDSHQVSLGDFSNQWIVLYFYPKDDTPGCTTEAKDFTELSQDFSKLNAKVLGVSVDTEKNHCKFINKHNLSITLLSDPEHQVADAYGAWRLKKFMGKEYMGVERSTFLIAPDQTIAYTWAKVKAKGHAAAVLAQLQKLIAT